From Salminus brasiliensis chromosome 12, fSalBra1.hap2, whole genome shotgun sequence:
TGTGTGCATCTACTGTTGCTTGCCCTCACTGAATCATAAGGCTGACGGCTGATGTTGAAATTTaattttactgaaccttcctttgtatctttAGGCTAAGGCCCAACTCACagccactttaactcaatccaccttcatcataaacctgaagCCCAGCTACAAACCTAttatttacttactctaccttCCTCAAGCCGGCCTTGCTCTCAACCACTGTATCAAAAGCCTAGCTCTAGACCTACTTTTGCTCACTCAAATCTCACTCAAAGACTTTGACCAACTTTTGTAACCCAACCAAAAAGCTTGTGGAGGTCACTTATTTTCctctttcccccccccccccaacaagtCAGCCCCCAATAAGGCCTTATTACATCCACCAGACCAGCCTCTAGTTTTAAGAGGCACTTTTCATTACCAAGATCAAGTGTGTAATATTATGGATGAACCCTACACTCTTCCACACCTGTAATGCTGATCATTTCAAGCCCACTTCATATGGTTAGTATGGCACAGTATAATAGTTTGCTATTCTGCCACTTAATCCTagtacacactacaccaattaaATGCCAACAAACAAGAATAAATCTATTGACTTACATATGCATACATCCTTATATAATTGAAACAATTACTTCTACACCAAAGGCTGTACTCTCTGGAAGTAACATACAGACGTAAATTGAAGGCTTACCATCTGTGACTTGGTTCTCTCGCGTAAAAACTGCTCTTTGGTGGAAAacgtgggtggctcttaaaagagccgttgggttttGATTATGCCGCGAACACTGTTTACTTGGAGCTGGTGTACTTGGTCACGGCTTTTGTGCCCTCGGACACGGCGTGCTTGGCCAACTCACCGGGAAGTAGCAGACGCACAGCGGTCTGGATCTCCCTGGAGGTGATAGTAGAACGCTTGTTGTAGTGAGCCAAACGAGAAGACTCACCGGCGATACGCTCGAAGATGTCGTTCACGAACGAGTTCATGATGCCCATCGCTTTGGAGGAGATACCAGTGTCTGGGtggacctgcttcagcaccttatACACGTAGATAGCATAGCTTTccttcctggactttctgcgcttCTTGCCTCCTTTCCCGGCCGTCTTGGTCACGGCTTTCTTAGATCCCTTCTTCGGGGCGGACTTGGCTGGCTCAGGCATTCTGCTCGTCGTCGAATAAGACTGAAGAATGAGGGGGAGGTGACAAGCTCCAACATTATTTAGACTCTAACATTCTAATTAGACGAGTTTCCGCCTCCAGAATGCCGTCAAACGACCATTGGACAACAGTTGAATGCTCGCTTCTTCTCAACCCTCCGTTCCCGTctctccaccccctccctctctcttgcctCCCTACACCCgcttccccctccccctcccctcagCAGCATTCTCTTTGTTCGCCTACCCGCGCATTTTTACCCGCTGTGCAGACggtacaattatttttttgccacacCGGCGTTGACGGCGACATTCTGATTTTATTCAAACGTATAGTTCTGATTTAATCAACACACACGGGGGGGAAAGGAAGACAATATGCACGTATGtactatttacatatataatgtgt
This genomic window contains:
- the LOC140574329 gene encoding histone H2B encodes the protein MPEPAKSAPKKGSKKAVTKTAGKGGKKRRKSRKESYAIYVYKVLKQVHPDTGISSKAMGIMNSFVNDIFERIAGESSRLAHYNKRSTITSREIQTAVRLLLPGELAKHAVSEGTKAVTKYTSSK